Part of the Nicotiana sylvestris chromosome 2, ASM39365v2, whole genome shotgun sequence genome, GGACCTGGGCCCATAAATGGAAAACGTATCGCCCttattgcatcattttcagaattaaCGAATCGtattcgaaacttaactataataacctgcaagcatgtaaataaattaggtacttttcttcttttattttagagacggacggaaatagaaaaacatagttaCTATAGGAcgatcctttaaaataaaatgaggcatGCCTCGCCAGAGAAATCACAAGTTGCGGGCCCTCGATAAAAAGGCATAATAAATggatagacttcgggatcggccgcttagtgaACTCCATGGTCCTTCcccaaaaataacaatacgctagtctctttaggacgcgtctttaataaattacgtccttaaatacgggtgtgcatttatgtaacccaaatccaaatctcaacggagtcgaaacgtgtcaataaccacgagtacattgattgtgacgaggttcgagatacgttttcacaatgttgcaattccttgttaaaataacaataataataataaaagcggtaaaagagtcATAACTTGCACCAAGTTCATAATTATTAAAATCTGataacaagccgaatatgacagttgaacgaccgtgctagaaccacggaactcgggaatgcctaacaccttctcccgggttaacagaattccttatccggatttctggttcacggactgtaatacagagtcattctttttctcgattcgggatttaattggtgacttgggacaccctaaatctcacaagtggcgactctgaaataaataaacaaatcccatttcgattgtcctttaattggaaaaactctttccGTGCCCCTTTTGCGGGTGGCgcaagtgaaaaaggaggtgtgacatagaGTATCTGACATGGTTAGCCTACATTGTgctagtgccaaaaaaggatgggaaaggtagagtttgtgttgactaccgggatcttaatcgggccagccccaaagacgacttcctCTTGCCTAatatacacattcttatcgacaactccgccaagcatgagttgtagtcttttgttgattgtttcgctgggtatcatcagatatggatggatgaggaagatgcagagaaaacggctttcgtcacgccatggggaatgtactgttacaaaatgatgtcattcggtttgaagaacactggtgccacctacatgagagccatgactaccatctttcatgacatgatacacaaggatatcgaggtatatatggatgacgtcatcatcaaatccaagaaagccaaggATCACATGGCAGATCTAACAAAGTTCTTTAACAGattgaggaggtacaatctgaaactgaatcctgccaagtgttcattcggggttcctgttggaaaattattgggtttcatcatgagtcgtcgaggaatagaattggatccatcaatgGTCAAATCAATCCAAGAATTgtcgccgccaaagaacaagaaggacgtaatgagttttctgggaagactcaactatatcagctgattcatagctcaatccacgatcatttgtgaacctatcttcaaaatgttgaagaaggatgctgctaccaaatggactgatgattgtcagaaagcttttgaccgaatcaaggaatacctatcaatgCCTTCGGTCTTGGTTctgcctgagccaggaagacccatATTGATTTACCTTGCGGTATTCGATAGAGGATTCAgttgtgttctaggacaacatgatgaaacagagaggaaggagcaagccatctactatctcagtaagaatttcacaccgtacgaggccctgtattctcttttagaatgcacttgttgtgctctgacttgggtcacgcagaagttgaggcattacttctatgcttacactacttatctcatatccagaatggaccctctgaagtatatcttccagaagcccatgtcAACTGGCAAGCTTGCCAAGTGgtagatcctgctaagtgaattcgacattgtttgcatgacccagaaagcaatcaaagggcaagctttggcggaccatctcgccgagaatcccgtggacggagaatacgagcccctaaaaacatattttcccgatgaagaggtatctttcataggagaagatattgcagaatcctatgatggttggagattgtttttcgacggagcaccAATAATCAGGTTCccttagtatcagaaaccggccagcactacccggtatccgccaagctcaggttcccttgcaccaataatatgtcCGAATATGAAGTCTGCATcgtggggctcaaaatggccattgacttGAACgttcaggaattgctagtgatcggggattcagacttgctcatacatcaggttcgaggagagtgggcaaccaagaactctaagatacttccctacttgcatcatatacaggagttgaggaaaaggttcacaaagacagaatttcaggacgtccccagagtccaaaatgagtttgcggatgcattagctactttatcgtccatgatccagcatccagacacaaatttcattgatcccatcccagtaaagattcatgatcagctaacttattgtgcccacgttgaggaggaagcggatggaaaaccatggttccatgacatcaaggagtacttgataACATGGGCatatccaggacttgccaacgctactcagaagcgtacACTTCGTAGGCTATCCAGCAACGTTTTTCAcaatggaggaatcctgtataggaggactcccgatttgggtttactaaggtgtgtcgaagcaaaagaagcattgtaagcacgtgatttttgccctatgtgagaattactcccaaaaattcaaaataaaataattttcctttgtgtgcaattttgagaattttcttggcatttttgataattatttgtatttgtccatgcatgtttatttgttaaattaacaaaaaatacaaaaatatgtcgcatttgcatttaggatttatttctaCAATTAGGAgaaattaagtttgtttttacaagaacaaaaaaatcataaaataatgtacattgcatttttagcatttaatgtccaaattgtgtggtTTTATCATAATTgatatttaattatgtgttaactattattaataattaattaacacttttataaattaatttagttctataggataaattaggatttttagaatttagttttagtttaagaaaaaataaaagaagaaaaaagaagcaataaaagaagaaaaaaatcacattgggccttttcttcaattctaAACCATAAGCCCaaaaccaaataaccccttatCCAACCCAAAAACCCCCACCGGGTTGACCCGACCCGGttcgccccataaccccaaacaaacaccccccttcttccatttttcatttttgaaaaaaaccctaAATGCCACGACCGGGTTTACTCTTTCTTTTGTTCCAGTTTCGCATTCTTGCTCATTTCTTGTGATTGGCTCACATTTAGATAAGCAAGAGTGTATGCAATTATTTTGCATTGCATTAGCCCAGACAGTATAGATAAATGCGTAGAAAGCTGCCCAGTCACATGTTGTTGCATAGTTCACTGTACCCAAGGGCCATTTGGTGAAGCTCACACATATCACGCTTGCACTGTTTTTTAACCTCCTCGTGCCCAGCATCCACGCTTGTAACCTTTTTTGTTTGATCTAGGCTTATTCAGCATATCTATTCCTTTGCATATATTTAATTCCTTTCCATTGGAATGAATGCATTGCATTAATACCACCAATTGAAATTTCATTAAATAGTATGCTTAGAATACCGTAACTATTCCAGGTGTGCTTTTCTTTCTTTGCCTTTGACATTGTCCATAATTCAGTAGTGTGGTCCTGTATTTTATTCTCTGATGGCTGATTCGATCCCTTCCTTGTTTCCACCATTCGCTCACCTAAAGAGTAAGACAAGGATAGATCACCTGCAAAAAAGGTAGCTGTGTTATGAAAATTGGATACCATCTTTTTCTCCTCCATATCCATCTGCTTTCCATTTAGTTCCTGGCATCCTTGACCCTTAGATAAGGACATTGTGATTTATCCGAGTTCACAATCCTCCTACCATTTGAAtcaagttgtgcaaatccttgaGCTTCAAAATCTCCATTATCCAGTGCACAATTGGCTATGTAATCTGCTAGGCTGTTGCCCTCCCTTAGAATATGAGAAGCTCGAACGTTGCATTCCTCCATCAGCATTTTGATCTCCACAACATCTTCATTAATGTTCCGAGGAGCTTCCCATTTTCCTTCCAAGATATTCCTCAAGAGCATGGAATCTGTTTAAAGCTGTACGTTTGATAGTTGATTGTCCAAACAGTACATTAATGATTCCAAAATCGCAACAGCTTCTACCTTATTATTTGTGCAATGGGGAATTTCCTTGCCTAGTGCATACATTACATTTTCTTCGTCATCTCTGATTACATACCCTATTGAACTCCTTCCAGTGTCTCCCCTACTCGCACCATCAGTATTGATCTTGATCCATCCTGCATTAGGTTTTTCCCAGATCACTTTTGTCACCTTCAGTTGTGGAGTATACTGCTCCAATTTTTGAATCAAGTCTGGCCATTTGTGAGGCACATTTTGCATGCTAGGTTTCCTTATTTTGACTAGCATCTGTAATGTGGTAGACACTTGGTATATAAATCGATTTATTGTCACCATCTCTCCATACTTCTGGCTATTTCTTCTTTTCCATAGCTCCCACACAATGATAGCTGGTAATGCTTGTAGAATAGGCTGTAGACGATGTACAACTTTTGTTGTCCAGCATTTGACGATTGCTTGATGCAACGTCAAACCCTCCATGCTAAATCCTGAATATGTTAGGAAATAGGTCCAAACTCTTGTGGCTGCAAAAGATGTAAAAAACAGGTGCATTAGTGTTTCCTGTTCCTGTGCGCAACACCAACATTTCGATGGCATAAAATAGCCCAATCGCCTCATCCAATCATCTAATGGCAGCTTTGCTTTCCAAACCTTCCACAAGAAGAAAGATATTTTAAACGGCAATCCGTGTACCCACATTTTTTTGTACGCCATCGCAGGATcctttcttcttctcaaaaagtCCCAATCAGACTTCACACTAAAACTTTCTCTTGTTTCCAACATCCAAAATGGTTTATCAACAATATCAGATGCGGCTGGAGGCCTTATATTGTCTACAATGTGCTCTACAATCTCCTCTGGTAATAATTCCACTAGTTTGTCAACATCCCATGTATCTTGTCGTACCACCTCGTGCACATTATTAACAGATTCATCAATGACCAAATCTGGCGGAGTAATAAAATATAATGCGCCAAGTCCCGTCCAGTTTTCATACCAAAAGAGAGAAGATCCCATTCGTGGATGCCAACCAATTTGATGCTCAACAATATCCCTGCATTCTAACATCCTTCTCCAGATATGAGATCCATCACGCCAAGGGACAATAATAGGATTTAGTTTCTTGCAATATTTTTGGCTCACAAACGAACTCCACAGGCTAGGTTTCGTTCTAAAATTCCACCACAACTTGCAGAATAATGCTTTGGAGACATCATGAAGAGATCTAAAACCTATTCCTCCCTCATCAGATGGGAGACACAAATTAGTCCAAGATGACCAATGTCTACTTGTCCCTCCCACCGTACTACTCCAGAAGAATTGTGCAAACATCTTATGCAACTTGTTTATAACATATGTAGGG contains:
- the LOC138884254 gene encoding uncharacterized protein, whose product is MGFGERFIGLVFGIISNNWYSVMLNGQPYGFFKSTRGVKQGDPISPTLFIIAAEALSRGLNALHLNLHFCGFGLPKWSPKINHLAYADDSIIFSSSDETSLQLIMAVLSDYEAASGQLINKAKSVVYLHHNAPINVVNKVVRISGIDRQDFPFTYLGCPIYYAKRKMNHYQGLITKVMNKLQTWKGKLLSVGGSTVGGTSRHWSSWTNLCLPSDEGGIGFRSLHDVSKALFCKLWWNFRTKPSLWSSFVSQKYCKKLNPIIVPWRDGSHIWRRMLECRDIVEHQIGWHPRMGSSLFWYENWTGLGALYFITPPDLVIDESVNNVHEVVRQDTWDVDKLVELLPEEIVEHIVDNIRPPAASDIVDKPFWMLETRESFSVKSDWDFLRRRKDPAMAYKKMWVHGLPFKISFFLWKVWKAKLPLDDWMRRLGYFMPSKCWCCAQEQETLMHLFFTSFAATRVWTYFLTYSGFSMEGLTLHQAIVKCWTTKVVHRLQPILQALPAIIVWELWKRRNSQKYGEMVTINRFIYQVSTTLQMLVKIRKPSMQNVPHKWPDLIQKLEQYTPQLKVTKVIWEKPNAGWIKINTDGASRGDTGRSSIGYVIRDDEENVMYALDSMLLRNILEGKWEAPRNINEDVVEIKMLMEECNVRASHILREGNSLADYIANCALDNGDFEAQGFAQLDSNGDLSLSYSLGERMVETRKGSNQPSENKIQDHTTELWTMSKAKKEKHTWNSYGILSILFNEISIGGINAMHSFQWKGIKYMQRNRYAE